AGAATCAAGTGTGATTGTTAATCTGTTAGTCGATGGTGTAGGTCGCCTTGATGCCTTAGTCAGGGTGGGTAGCGGAAAAAAATCCATTAAAAGTATCATTCAGCCTTTTCAGCCGCTGATATTTCAGTTCAATAACAAGTCAGACTCTACTGATACCTCACTTAAATTTATTACTCAAATTGAGCCAGCCGCACCAGCATTACCGTTAAAGTCTAATAGTTTATATTCTGCGATGTACCTCAATGAACTTCTGGTTAGAGTACTTAATGCCGGCCAGCATGCTGAAGGCTTGTTTTTACATTACCATCGCAGTTTAATGGCACTTGCTAGTGAGTTTGACTCTCAACATTTACGTTACTTTGAAATGGAATTGCTGAATGAATTAGGCGCTTTACCATCCCTTGAATATGACACTCAAGGTGAAAATATAACTGCTGAGACTAGCTATCGAATTATTGCAGATGAAGGTTTTTTACCTGTGGCTCAGCAGGCATCGGCAAACGTGACAAATAGCCGACATTTATTATCAGGTGAGATGCTAATTAACTTAAAATCCAAACAACTTGCTGAAAATAATTTAGTGCAAGCTAAAGGCTTAATGAGGTTACTATTATCTCCTTTGCTAGGTGGGAAGCCATTATTGAGTAGAAAGTTATTCATTAAAAATCCCCCAAAAAACAACAGTGAATAGCAAGTAAAGGACTATGGCAATAGTTTGACCTAGATTTCATGCCTAATGAACATTTTAAAAAGTAGTTTCTCTGTAGATTTCTTTATAAAGTGTTCATAAAAACTAATTGAGTATTGATGTCAAAACTGACATCAGGCGATAAAAATATAAAGGAGCCCACAGTGAGTGGAATTTTATTAGGAATTAACATCGACCATATTGCTACTTTACGTCAGGCTCGTGGTACTGAGTACCCCGATCCTGTTCATGCAGCAGCAGTGGCAGAGCACGCAGGCGCTGATGGTATTACTATCCATTTACGTGAAGACCGCAGACACATTGTTGACCGCGATGTTTATTTACTCGCTAAAACATTAAAAACAAGAATGAACTTTGAGTTTGCTGTTACTGAAGAAATGATTTCAATCGCTTGTGATGTAAAGCCAGCTTACGCATGTCTTGTTCCTGAAAAGCGTGAAGAACTGACGACAGAAGGCGGTTTAGATGTTGCTGGTCAGCTCGATAAAATAACTCAAGCTGTCAAACGTTTAGCGGCAGAAGGTATTAAAGTGTCTTTATTCATAGATGCTGATAAAACTCAAATTGATGCCGCCGTTGCTTCAGGCGCTCCATATATTGAAATTCATACAGGTTGTTATGCTGATGCCAAAACAGATGCTGAGCAGTCACTAGAATTAGCCCGAATTACCGAAATGGCAAAGTATGCCCATGGAAAAGGTTTAATCGTTAATGCGGGGCATGGTTTGCATTACCATAACGTAAAGCCTATCGCAGCAATTCCAGAGTTATATGAGTTGAATATTGGTCATGCAGTTATTGCTCGTGCTGCAATTGATGGTTTAGCTGTAGCGGTAAAAGATATGAAGCAACTGATGCAAGAAGGTCGTAGAGGCGAGTAATGGCAATAATTGGTTTAGGGACTGATATTGTCGAAATAGCGCGAATAGAGACTCAGTATGAGCGTCTTGGCGATAAGTTAGCTAAACGTGTATTAACGCCTGTGGAACTCGAGATTTATCAAGTATCTAAAGTTCCACATCGTTACCTTGCTAAGCGATTTTCAGCGAAAGAAGCGGCTGCTAAAGCGCTTGGGACTGGGATTGGACGTGGTGTATCGTTTCAGCACATTCATATCAGCAATAATGATAATGGTGCTCCGCAGATAAGTTTCACCGATGGTGCTTTAGCGAGAATGAATGAGTTGGGTGCTACCTGTGCGCACATTACTATTGCTGACGAACTGCATTATGCTGTGTCGACGGTCATCATAGAATCCTAGTTTTATCGCTCTTTATCCCCTTGAAAATTATAAAGGCGCTTATGCGCCTTTTTTATTGCGCTTTATAAGCCTATGTATGCAGCAGTTAGACTGTATTTTATTATTCCTGATTCAAACAGTTGTTTATCTAGAGCTTGAGCTCCATCGCTGAAATAGGGTAAGTTAATGGGGTGTTACATTATAAAAATAACAAGGACTCCTAATGAAAACGGCTGTGGAACAACTCGCAACTTATAAAAGTGTGCATTTAAATCCTAAAAATATCAGAACACACTTTGTAGGCGTACCACTCATCATTTGGTCAGTATTTTTGTTACTGAATTTGATACCAATCAATTTTGTATTCTTAGCTGAAGATGGCTTAAAAATTAATATCGCCACTATTTTTGCTATAGGCACACTCATTTATTACTTCATTTTGCATAAAGGTTTAGCGCTGGGATTAACGATTTTTATTATTCCAGTGCTCATTACATCATCAATGGTAGCAACGCTTAATGGTGCTTGGGCTATTGGTGTAGGGGTATTTTTTGTTGGTTGGGTGATTCAGTTCATTGGTCATAAATATGAAAAAGCTAAACCCGCTTTTATTGATGACTTAAATCAATTACTCATTGGTCCTTTTTTCTTGATGGCAGAGTTATATTTTATGCTAGGTATAAACAAACCTTTAGAGGCAGAGATAACCCCGATTGCCCGTGATAAACGTAGAGCCC
This window of the Shewanella goraebulensis genome carries:
- the recO gene encoding DNA repair protein RecO gives rise to the protein MLRGYILHHRPYRESSVIVNLLVDGVGRLDALVRVGSGKKSIKSIIQPFQPLIFQFNNKSDSTDTSLKFITQIEPAAPALPLKSNSLYSAMYLNELLVRVLNAGQHAEGLFLHYHRSLMALASEFDSQHLRYFEMELLNELGALPSLEYDTQGENITAETSYRIIADEGFLPVAQQASANVTNSRHLLSGEMLINLKSKQLAENNLVQAKGLMRLLLSPLLGGKPLLSRKLFIKNPPKNNSE
- the pdxJ gene encoding pyridoxine 5'-phosphate synthase: MSGILLGINIDHIATLRQARGTEYPDPVHAAAVAEHAGADGITIHLREDRRHIVDRDVYLLAKTLKTRMNFEFAVTEEMISIACDVKPAYACLVPEKREELTTEGGLDVAGQLDKITQAVKRLAAEGIKVSLFIDADKTQIDAAVASGAPYIEIHTGCYADAKTDAEQSLELARITEMAKYAHGKGLIVNAGHGLHYHNVKPIAAIPELYELNIGHAVIARAAIDGLAVAVKDMKQLMQEGRRGE
- the acpS gene encoding holo-ACP synthase, whose amino-acid sequence is MAIIGLGTDIVEIARIETQYERLGDKLAKRVLTPVELEIYQVSKVPHRYLAKRFSAKEAAAKALGTGIGRGVSFQHIHISNNDNGAPQISFTDGALARMNELGATCAHITIADELHYAVSTVIIES
- a CDS encoding Mpo1 family 2-hydroxy fatty acid dioxygenase; the encoded protein is MKTAVEQLATYKSVHLNPKNIRTHFVGVPLIIWSVFLLLNLIPINFVFLAEDGLKINIATIFAIGTLIYYFILHKGLALGLTIFIIPVLITSSMVATLNGAWAIGVGVFFVGWVIQFIGHKYEKAKPAFIDDLNQLLIGPFFLMAELYFMLGINKPLEAEITPIARDKRRALEAKRKQAG